The Thalassotalea agarivorans region TTTTGTTGTTTGCTATTTTGGGCACCTGGATGGCAACAGGCAATTTAGATTTTACGCCAGGTGGAATCTTTACCGCAGAGCAACCGAAAGAGTTAGTAGCGATTCTTCTAGTACTGTTTTGTTATGGTATATGTAAAGCAGCGTTAATGCCTTTTCACCGCTGGTTGCCAGCGGCAATGGTTGCCCCTACCCCTGTCAGTGCGCTATTGCACGCAGTGGCGGTAGTAAAAGCTGGTGTATTTAGCATCTTAAAAATAGCGATTTATATATTCGGCATCGACAATTTGAAAGATATTGCGACAACCGACATCATGCTATATATCGCCGCAGCCACAGTGCTATTGTCGTCACTCGTTGCCATGACCAAAGACAATCTTAAAGCACGTTTGGCTTATTCTACTGTAAGCCAATTAAGCTATATCATAGTGGGTGCTTTGCTCGCATCATCTATTGCAGCAGCAGGCGCGACCTTGCATATTGTGACTCATGCGGTGGGTAAAATAACCTTGTTCTTTTGTGCTGGCGCAATCATGGTTGCAGCCCATAAGAAGAATGTCAGCGAATTAGTCGGTATTGGTAGAAAAATGCCAATCACTATGATTGCTTTTGCTATTGGCGCAATGAGCATCATTGGGTTACCACCAATGGCAGGAACATGGAGCAAATGGTACCTGATAATTGGCGCGCTAGAATCTGAAAAGATGATTATTATGATTGTACTTACCATTAGTACTTTGCTTAATGTCGCCTATTTGTTGCCTATTCCTATTAAAGCTTTCTTTTACCCAACGGAAGATAAACCTGAGCCTTGGCGGTGGGATCAAGTTAAAGAAGCACCTTTATCTAGCTTAATTGCCATGATTGTTACTGCCTCACTGTGCATAGTGTTGTTCTTCTTTGGGCAAGGCATTATAGATTTAATTAATTTGATACCTGACGTGTCTACGCAAATAAAAGGACAGTCATAAATGAATAACGAACAAGAAAAGCCGGACTTTTTTGATAAGCCCGACAATATAAAAAAGATACTACGAGTTTTCTACGCCATTTGTATCTTGTTGGTTGTCGCTGATTTTATCGTTCACCGACATATTTACCATAGTTGGGAAAATATCCCTGCGTTCTACGCTATATACGGTTTTGTTGGCTGCGTACTATTAGTATTGTTAGCAAAGGTCATGCGTAAGCTACTGATGCGAGAGGAAGACTACTATGATAAGTAGCCTACCCCTACTTCCACCATTTGTACCTCTGCTTATTGGTGCACTTGCCGCTATTTTCCTGCGTGGCCACTTGCGCAGTGCCATAATGCTACTGGCGCCAATTTGGGGTGCCTTGCAGTTAGCTGGATTTAATGACGGTGTATTTTTAGCTATTGAATTTATGGGCTACGAGCTAGAACCCGTGCGCGTAGATAAGCTAAGCATTATGTTTGGTTATCTTTTCCATTTGGCAGCCTTTATTGCTGTGGTATATGCCCTGCATGTAAAAGATACGTTGCAGCATGTCATGGGGCTTAGCTATGCAGCTGCCGCCGTTGGCGCTGTATTTGCAGGTGACCTACTAACCTTATTCGTGTTTTGGGAATTGCTTGCGCTAACGTCTGTATTTCTTATTTGGGCTAGACGTACCAAACGTGCCTATAGCGCGGGTATGCGTTACCTCATCTTAAAAGTGCTTTCTGGTGTGCTTTTATTAGCAGGTGCAATAATCTTTATCTATCACACAGGTAGCGCTAAGTTTAGTGAAATTGGTTTAGAACATGACGGAATGTTGCAACTTGGTGCTTGGTTAATTTTCATTGCCTTTGGTATTAAATGTGCGTTCCCTTTCGTTCACAATTGGTTGACAGATGCTTACCCCGAAGCAACGCCAACAGGAACAATATTTTTGGCGTCTTTCACAACAAAAGTCGCTGTGTACGCCCTTGCTCGAGGCTACCCTGGTACGGAACTTCTAGTTTGGATTGGCGTAACCATGGCTTGTTTTCCAATATTCTACGCCGTAATAGAAAACGATTTACGCCGCGTTCTAGCGTACAGCATGATCAACCAAGTAGGCTTTATGGTTGTAGGTATTGGTATTGGCACATCTTTAGCGTTAAATGGCGCTGTTGCACATGCGTTTAATGATGTTGTTTTTAAAGGCTTATTGATGATGAGTATGGGCGCTGTGCTTCACATGACCGGTAAAATCAATGGCTCAGAACTCGGCGGTTTATACAAGAGCATGCCAAAGACAACCATTTTGTGTATTGTCGGTGCCGCGTCAATTTCAGCATTCCCATTGTTTAGCGGTTTTGTCTCAAAGTCGATGATTATGAGCGCGGCTATCGCAGAAAGTTATGATGTCGTGTGGTTATTGTTGTTATTCGCTGCCGCGGGTGTATTCCATCATGCCGGTATCAAAATCCCTTACTTCGCGTTTTTCGCACATGATTCGGGTATCCGCACCACTGAACCACCTAAAAACATGCTGCTAGCCATGGCTATAGCCGCTACCTTGTGTATCTTGATTGGTAGCTTCCCTGCCCATACAGTTTATGCATTGCTGCCGTGGGAAGCAGATTATCAGCCATACGATATAACGCATGTGCTAACACAGCTTCAACTTTTGTTTTTCTCGGCGCTAGCGTTTGTTTGGTTGAACTTAAGACATATGTATCCGCCAGAATTGCCGTCGACTAACTTAGATTCTGATTGGCTCTATCGTAAGCTCATGCCAAATATCGCAGTACCTGTGTTTAATCGCATCTCTGCTGCATTGACTTCAGTGGAAGAAAAGGCAAAAGGCAGTATCGACAAGCTGATCAATAGTTCTTACGACAAAGAAAAAGATCAGCCTAAAGGTTTTCTGGCACAGCTTTGGCCAACAGAAACCATGGTACTTTGGGTAGCCGTATTGCTTGCCGGTATGTTGCTGTTTAATTACTTGTAGTTTAGGAAGCTCAGTGATAAAGCCCACGTTATGCGGGCTTTTTTGTGCATGGCGGGTATATACATGGATGTATGGTGTGTCGAATGTTCACAAGGATGTGTTGTTCGACGATGCACATGGATGTGCGGTATGCCTAACACAGATAGGGAAATCATGTTAGGCGAGATAGTTTATCGAACAAAGCCCATAAAAAAAGCCTGCTAACTTAGCGGGCTTCTCTTATGTGGCGGTTATGTACATGGATGTACTGTATGTCTAACGCAGATAAGGATATCTTGTTAGATGAGATAGGGATTTAATGAAATACGTCCTTGTAATTCACCCTACTGGGCGAACAAGTTCGTTCAAATTTACTCGACGTGAAGGGATTCACTAATGTCGCTTTGATACATGGATGTATTGCTGCGACGCGATAAATTTGTGAACCCTTTTACGGGTTCCATCCCTACTCTGCAGATACAAAAAAGCCTGCTAAAAAGCAGGCTTTCTATGTATGGCGGTTATGCACATGGATGTGCGGTATGCCTAACACAGATAAGGAGATCACGTTAGGCGAGATAGACTATCGAACAAAGCCCATAAAAAAAGCCCGCTAAGCTTAGCGGGCTTCTCTTATATGGCGGTGAGATAGGGATTTGAACCCTAGAGGGGCTACAAACCCCTGCCGGTTTTCAAGACCGGTGCTTTCGACCACTCAGCCATCTCACCATAAAAATTGTCGTATCATCGATCGGTATAAACACATCCCTGATGATCGGCACCCAATCCTTTCGTCCATGAAAGTCTGCCATAATCTGAAAAAGCAGTGCTTTTTCCGAGCGATTCTGGCCCACTCAGCCATCTCACCATACAAATTGTCGTATCAAAGATCGGTTTAAACACATCCCTGATGATCGGCACCCAATCCTTTCGTCCATGAAAGTCTGCCATAATCTGAAAAAGCAGTGCTTTTTCCGGGCGATTCTGGCCCACTCAGCCATCTCACCATAAAAATTGTTGTATCAACGATTGGTATAAACTCAAATCATACAGCTGATAGCATAAAGCCTTAAGCTAATGACTATTCTTCGCTTTCAATCGTTGAAAGCACGCGCATATTAAAACGCTATAATTGCCTTGTAAAGTCCTAATATGTAAAACTAAAACTGTTTGCACTAAAAGTAAGCAAATTGGTTAAAGTTTATTAACTTAGCAATGTAACACAAGGAATAACATGTCCGATCAACAAAAATGTCGTTGTCCGTGGGCTGACCCATCGAAACTTGATTATGTGGCTTATCACGATGAAGAATGGGGCGTGCCAGTATATGATGATAAAAAGTTATTTGAGTTTTTAATCCTTGAATCTGCGCAAGCAGGATTAAGTTGGTACACCATATTAAAACGTCGCGATGGCTACAGACAGGCATTTGCAGACTTTGATGTTGAAGAGGTTGCTAGCTATACCGCAGCGGATGTTGAGCGCTTGGTACAAGATACGCGTATTATTCGTAATCGTGCAAAAATAGAGGCGGCAATAAATAACGCTAAGTGTTTCATCGCCATTCAAAAAGAATTTGGCTCTTTTAGCCACTACATGTGGTCTTTTGTTGATCATAAGCCTATCGTTAATCGTATAGAAGGTATGGGCGACTACCCTGCTACTAGTGAAATTTCAGACAAGTGGTCTAAAGATTTAAAGAAACGTGGTTTTAAATTTGTCGGTTCGACGATTTGTTACGCTCACATGCAAGCTTGCGGCATGGTAAATGACCATATTTTGACCTGTTATCGCAGACAACAGATAATTGACAGTTATTCACTTGTAAATTAGAAATTTAGCGTGCAATAATAACGTTACTTTTTATTTAAAAAGGTTGAACTTTTTAAGTTTGGCCCCATCTATAATTACAAGCAAACAAATATATTTTAAGGAATATGTATGCAACCTAATATGAGTTATCAATCAGCGAGTCAAAGTACTACGCTAGAAATCAATAAAGTGTTGAAGAACACTTATATGATGCTAGCTATGACACTAGCATTTAGTGCCTTAACGGCGTTTATCTCTATGGCTGTTGGCGTTGGATTTGGTGCTTCTCAACTAATGGGCCTTGGCGCTATCGCTATGGTTTGGTTTGTTATCCCACGTGTTGTAAACAAACCATCAGGCATTATTTGGGTGTTCGCATTTACAGGCCTTCTAGGTGCCTCATTAGGCCCACTTATCGCTTACTACACAGCATCAACGGCAGGGACTGAAATCTTAATCCAAGCACTTGGTGGCACAGCGTTAATCTTCTTCGCACTATCTGGTTATGCATTAACGTCTAAGAAAGACTTCTCTTTCATGGGAGGCATGCTAGCAGTAGGTGCAGTTGTATTAA contains the following coding sequences:
- a CDS encoding monovalent cation/H+ antiporter subunit D family protein, giving the protein MNIWTSLAPENLINLAIALPLIGACLVVALRRFPNIREGASITTGIVLFTVVLAITDNTFNQVNMSTQWATILPGLDIAFDVEPLGVVFALVASFLWVITTIYAIGYMRGHNESNQTRFFCCFALAISTVMAICFSSNLLTLFIFYELLTLSTYPLVTHAGTEEAKRGGRVYLGILLTTSIAFLLFAILGTWMATGNLDFTPGGIFTAEQPKELVAILLVLFCYGICKAALMPFHRWLPAAMVAPTPVSALLHAVAVVKAGVFSILKIAIYIFGIDNLKDIATTDIMLYIAAATVLLSSLVAMTKDNLKARLAYSTVSQLSYIIVGALLASSIAAAGATLHIVTHAVGKITLFFCAGAIMVAAHKKNVSELVGIGRKMPITMIAFAIGAMSIIGLPPMAGTWSKWYLIIGALESEKMIIMIVLTISTLLNVAYLLPIPIKAFFYPTEDKPEPWRWDQVKEAPLSSLIAMIVTASLCIVLFFFGQGIIDLINLIPDVSTQIKGQS
- a CDS encoding Na(+)/H(+) antiporter subunit D, with amino-acid sequence MISSLPLLPPFVPLLIGALAAIFLRGHLRSAIMLLAPIWGALQLAGFNDGVFLAIEFMGYELEPVRVDKLSIMFGYLFHLAAFIAVVYALHVKDTLQHVMGLSYAAAAVGAVFAGDLLTLFVFWELLALTSVFLIWARRTKRAYSAGMRYLILKVLSGVLLLAGAIIFIYHTGSAKFSEIGLEHDGMLQLGAWLIFIAFGIKCAFPFVHNWLTDAYPEATPTGTIFLASFTTKVAVYALARGYPGTELLVWIGVTMACFPIFYAVIENDLRRVLAYSMINQVGFMVVGIGIGTSLALNGAVAHAFNDVVFKGLLMMSMGAVLHMTGKINGSELGGLYKSMPKTTILCIVGAASISAFPLFSGFVSKSMIMSAAIAESYDVVWLLLLFAAAGVFHHAGIKIPYFAFFAHDSGIRTTEPPKNMLLAMAIAATLCILIGSFPAHTVYALLPWEADYQPYDITHVLTQLQLLFFSALAFVWLNLRHMYPPELPSTNLDSDWLYRKLMPNIAVPVFNRISAALTSVEEKAKGSIDKLINSSYDKEKDQPKGFLAQLWPTETMVLWVAVLLAGMLLFNYL
- a CDS encoding DNA-3-methyladenine glycosylase I, which encodes MSDQQKCRCPWADPSKLDYVAYHDEEWGVPVYDDKKLFEFLILESAQAGLSWYTILKRRDGYRQAFADFDVEEVASYTAADVERLVQDTRIIRNRAKIEAAINNAKCFIAIQKEFGSFSHYMWSFVDHKPIVNRIEGMGDYPATSEISDKWSKDLKKRGFKFVGSTICYAHMQACGMVNDHILTCYRRQQIIDSYSLVN
- a CDS encoding Bax inhibitor-1/YccA family protein, with product MQPNMSYQSASQSTTLEINKVLKNTYMMLAMTLAFSALTAFISMAVGVGFGASQLMGLGAIAMVWFVIPRVVNKPSGIIWVFAFTGLLGASLGPLIAYYTASTAGTEILIQALGGTALIFFALSGYALTSKKDFSFMGGMLAVGAVVLIIGVIANIFLAIPALSLAISALFMFFSSAIILYQTSEIIHGGERNYLNATVTLYLSIYNIFVSLLHLLSAFGGDE